Proteins from a genomic interval of Nitrospira sp.:
- the tuf gene encoding elongation factor Tu (EF-Tu; promotes GTP-dependent binding of aminoacyl-tRNA to the A-site of ribosomes during protein biosynthesis; when the tRNA anticodon matches the mRNA codon, GTP hydrolysis results; the inactive EF-Tu-GDP leaves the ribosome and release of GDP is promoted by elongation factor Ts; many prokaryotes have two copies of the gene encoding EF-Tu) — EMVMPGDNVSVTGELISPIAMEQGLRFAVREGGKTVGSGVVTEILA, encoded by the coding sequence GGAAATGGTCATGCCGGGGGATAACGTGAGTGTGACGGGTGAATTGATCAGCCCGATCGCCATGGAGCAGGGGCTCCGCTTTGCGGTGCGCGAGGGCGGCAAGACGGTCGGCTCCGGCGTGGTCACCGAGATTCTGGCGTAG
- the rpsJ gene encoding 30S ribosomal protein S10 → MKVDQRIRIRLRGFDYRVLDQSVAEIVETVRRSGAKVVGPIPLPTKIEKFTVQRSTHVDKKSREQFEMRTHKRLLDIMQPTPETMDSLMKLNLAAGVDVEIKL, encoded by the coding sequence GTGAAGGTTGATCAAAGAATCAGGATCCGGTTACGCGGATTTGACTACCGTGTGCTCGATCAATCAGTGGCGGAAATCGTCGAGACGGTCAGGCGGAGCGGGGCGAAAGTTGTCGGTCCTATTCCTTTGCCGACCAAGATCGAGAAATTTACCGTGCAGCGATCGACACACGTTGACAAGAAGTCCCGCGAGCAGTTTGAGATGCGGACACATAAACGGCTTCTCGATATCATGCAGCCTACTCCTGAGACGATGGATTCACTTATGAAGCTGAATCTTGCTGCTGGAGTGGACGTCGAAATCAAGTTGTGA
- the rplC gene encoding 50S ribosomal protein L3 produces the protein MTNGLLGKKLGMTQVFDETRLTPVTVIEAGPCRVVTIKTKERDGYEAVQLSYGEVKERKLSRAELGHLKKQQAPASRVLREFEKVGDVTVGESVTVGMFKKGDWVDVVGISKGKGFQGVVKRHNYAGGPESHGSMFHRHPGSMGASSYPSRVWKGKTLPGHMGAERVTVQRLKVVDSRPEENLLFVRGAIPGATNGLIVVRKSKKG, from the coding sequence ATGACAAACGGGTTGCTTGGGAAGAAATTAGGGATGACGCAGGTGTTTGACGAGACCCGTCTGACGCCTGTCACGGTGATTGAGGCGGGCCCATGCCGCGTCGTCACGATCAAGACCAAAGAACGCGATGGCTACGAGGCGGTTCAGCTCTCGTACGGAGAAGTGAAGGAGCGAAAGCTGTCCAGGGCAGAGTTGGGGCACTTGAAAAAACAGCAAGCGCCAGCCAGCCGAGTGCTTCGTGAGTTTGAGAAGGTTGGAGATGTTACGGTCGGAGAATCCGTCACGGTCGGCATGTTTAAGAAGGGTGACTGGGTTGATGTCGTGGGCATCTCGAAAGGTAAGGGGTTTCAGGGAGTTGTAAAGCGCCATAATTATGCCGGTGGTCCTGAGTCTCATGGTTCGATGTTTCATCGTCATCCCGGTTCCATGGGTGCCAGTTCGTACCCATCACGCGTCTGGAAGGGAAAGACTCTTCCGGGACACATGGGGGCTGAGCGTGTCACGGTCCAAAGGCTGAAAGTTGTGGATTCAAGGCCTGAAGAAAATTTGCTTTTCGTTCGCGGTGCTATTCCCGGTGCGACGAATGGTCTTATTGTCGTCAGAAAGTCGAAGAAGGGTTAG
- the rplD gene encoding 50S ribosomal protein L4, producing the protein MPTVDVVDLHSKKVGTVDLPQAVFGCEPRASLVHEAVVMQRACERQGTASTLRRGEVSGSGKKPWKQKHTGRARAGSVRSPVWRHGGSVFGPKPRSYAYTMPKKKYRAALQSALSAKLIDGKVIVVSDFALEQPKTKLLAKALDQFGLGETALLVAADTQVAMLQAARNLSSVKVVSADQLNVYDVVRAGVVVIHERELARVTEVWS; encoded by the coding sequence ATGCCCACGGTCGATGTCGTAGATTTGCACAGTAAGAAAGTTGGGACGGTTGACTTGCCGCAGGCGGTGTTCGGGTGTGAGCCGCGCGCGTCTTTGGTTCACGAAGCTGTCGTCATGCAGCGGGCTTGTGAGCGCCAGGGGACGGCCTCAACGCTGCGTCGCGGAGAAGTCAGTGGTTCCGGCAAGAAGCCATGGAAGCAGAAGCACACGGGCCGGGCTCGGGCTGGTTCGGTTCGGTCGCCTGTGTGGCGTCATGGCGGGAGCGTGTTTGGACCGAAGCCCCGAAGCTACGCCTATACGATGCCGAAAAAGAAGTACCGGGCTGCGTTGCAAAGCGCATTGTCGGCTAAATTGATCGATGGAAAAGTCATTGTGGTTTCGGATTTCGCGCTTGAGCAGCCGAAGACAAAGTTGTTGGCGAAGGCGCTGGACCAATTTGGATTGGGAGAGACGGCTTTGTTGGTGGCGGCGGATACACAAGTCGCAATGCTCCAGGCGGCTCGTAATCTGTCTTCCGTTAAAGTGGTCAGCGCGGATCAGCTGAATGTCTATGACGTCGTTCGGGCTGGCGTGGTGGTGATTCATGAGCGAGAGCTTGCCCGTGTGACAGAGGTGTGGTCATGA
- a CDS encoding 50S ribosomal protein L23 — protein sequence MKLDMHAVLVQPLLTEKLTSIRETTNTVGFIVHPDANRVQIKQAVETLLKVKVERVNVMNVLGKVKRLGRFSGKRSDWKKAFVTLKKGEKLEMYESA from the coding sequence ATGAAGCTGGATATGCATGCAGTGCTGGTGCAGCCGTTACTGACGGAGAAGTTGACGTCGATTCGTGAGACGACGAATACGGTTGGATTTATCGTTCATCCCGATGCGAATCGGGTGCAGATTAAGCAGGCCGTGGAGACTTTGCTGAAGGTGAAAGTTGAGCGAGTCAATGTGATGAATGTGTTGGGGAAGGTCAAGCGCCTTGGCCGTTTCTCTGGCAAGCGATCTGATTGGAAGAAGGCATTCGTCACGTTGAAAAAAGGCGAAAAGCTTGAAATGTATGAGAGCGCTTAG
- the rplB gene encoding 50S ribosomal protein L2 encodes MGLKTYKPTSAGRRGMTAVTTEDLTKKKPEKSLTAFHHRSGGRNTDGRTTVRFRGGGHKRLYRKIDFKRDKVGIPAKVVSIEYDPNRSARIALLAYVDGEKRYILAPVGLVVGLTVQSGVNSEVRPGNALPLSSMPLGTTIHNIELKVGKGGQLIRSAGGSAQVMGRDGDYVQIRLKSGEMRKVLSSCMATVGQVGNVDHENVSVGKAGRTRWKGKRPHVRGVVMNPVDHPHGGGEGKSGQGNPHPVSPWGQPTKGYKTRQNKKTDKFIIARRKSGVRNG; translated from the coding sequence ATGGGATTGAAAACATATAAGCCAACGTCTGCAGGGCGTCGCGGAATGACCGCCGTCACGACTGAAGACTTGACAAAGAAGAAGCCTGAAAAGTCTCTGACGGCTTTCCATCACCGGAGCGGTGGACGCAATACGGATGGCCGGACGACCGTGCGTTTCCGTGGGGGTGGACACAAGCGGCTCTATCGCAAGATCGATTTTAAGCGCGATAAGGTTGGGATTCCTGCCAAGGTGGTCTCGATTGAGTACGATCCGAATCGATCTGCGCGTATCGCTTTGCTGGCCTATGTCGACGGTGAGAAGCGGTATATTCTCGCCCCAGTTGGCTTGGTTGTTGGCTTGACGGTGCAGTCTGGGGTCAACTCTGAGGTTCGCCCAGGGAATGCGCTTCCGCTCTCAAGTATGCCGTTGGGAACGACCATCCATAATATCGAATTAAAGGTTGGTAAGGGCGGCCAGCTTATTCGGAGTGCTGGTGGATCTGCTCAGGTCATGGGGCGAGATGGGGACTATGTCCAGATTCGTTTGAAGTCCGGCGAGATGCGCAAGGTCTTGTCGTCGTGCATGGCGACGGTTGGTCAGGTCGGGAACGTCGATCACGAAAACGTGAGCGTGGGTAAGGCCGGCCGGACTCGATGGAAGGGGAAGCGTCCCCACGTCCGTGGCGTCGTCATGAACCCGGTCGACCATCCACATGGTGGAGGAGAAGGTAAGTCTGGTCAGGGTAATCCTCATCCGGTCTCTCCCTGGGGGCAGCCGACCAAGGGTTACAAGACGAGACAGAACAAGAAGACGGACAAGTTCATTATCGCGAGACGTAAGTCAGGGGTACGCAATGGCTAG
- the rpsS gene encoding 30S ribosomal protein S19 has protein sequence MARSISKGAFVDDHLLKKVEHMNETKDRKIIKTWSRRSTVIPDMIGHTLAVHNGKKFIPVFVTENMVGHKLGEFAPTRFFKGHGQAKTEKAVALK, from the coding sequence ATGGCTAGATCAATCAGTAAGGGCGCTTTCGTCGATGATCATTTGCTGAAGAAAGTTGAGCATATGAATGAGACGAAAGATCGGAAGATTATTAAGACCTGGTCGCGTCGTTCGACCGTGATTCCCGACATGATTGGGCACACGCTCGCCGTGCACAATGGGAAGAAGTTTATCCCTGTCTTTGTGACGGAAAATATGGTGGGGCACAAACTCGGTGAGTTTGCTCCGACTCGGTTTTTCAAGGGCCACGGTCAGGCGAAGACTGAAAAGGCTGTTGCGCTCAAGTAG
- the rplV gene encoding 50S ribosomal protein L22 — protein MTEARAILRFVRVAPRKARPVIDMIRGQQVPQALAMLKLTPRQAARVVEKILRSAVANAEQKEMGDSESMVISKAFVNGGPTLKRFRARSQGRANSIHKRTSHITVVVAAPSVGESKKSA, from the coding sequence ATGACTGAAGCACGTGCGATTCTCAGATTTGTTCGGGTGGCTCCTCGGAAGGCTCGGCCGGTCATTGACATGATTCGCGGTCAGCAGGTTCCTCAGGCGCTCGCCATGTTAAAGCTTACTCCCCGCCAGGCGGCTCGTGTCGTGGAGAAGATTCTCCGCTCAGCGGTGGCGAATGCCGAACAGAAGGAAATGGGCGATAGCGAATCGATGGTGATTTCGAAGGCCTTTGTCAACGGCGGTCCCACGCTAAAGCGTTTTCGGGCTCGTTCCCAAGGTCGCGCAAATTCCATTCATAAGCGCACGAGTCATATTACTGTGGTTGTCGCCGCGCCATCGGTCGGCGAGTCGAAGAAGTCAGCGTAA
- the rpsC gene encoding 30S ribosomal protein S3 → MGQKTHPIGYRLGYNITWNSRWYAGKDYAKLLHQDIKIRKVVKARLFHAGVSKVEIERSGDQTRVIIHTARPGIIIGRKGAEVDKLKADLEKQYGGQVYITVKEIKKPELDAQLVSENVATQLEKRVAFRRAMKRSVQSALRLGAQGIKIMVAGRLGGAEIARTEWYREGRVPLHTLRANIDYGFAEAHTTMGQIGVKTWLFKGELLPAQPVKSDSFLERRLG, encoded by the coding sequence ATGGGTCAGAAAACACATCCAATCGGGTACCGGCTAGGCTACAACATCACCTGGAATTCTCGGTGGTATGCGGGGAAGGACTATGCCAAGCTTCTTCACCAGGATATCAAGATTCGAAAGGTCGTGAAGGCAAGACTCTTTCACGCCGGTGTTTCCAAGGTTGAGATTGAGCGTTCTGGCGACCAGACTCGTGTCATTATTCATACGGCTCGTCCTGGCATCATTATCGGGCGAAAGGGTGCCGAGGTCGATAAGCTGAAGGCGGATCTTGAGAAGCAGTACGGTGGACAGGTCTATATCACCGTGAAGGAAATTAAGAAGCCTGAACTCGATGCTCAGCTGGTCAGTGAGAATGTCGCCACCCAGCTTGAAAAGCGTGTAGCCTTCCGACGGGCCATGAAGCGCAGTGTGCAATCTGCTCTTCGGCTTGGGGCGCAAGGAATTAAGATTATGGTGGCTGGGCGTCTTGGTGGGGCAGAAATCGCTCGCACTGAATGGTACCGCGAAGGTCGGGTGCCGCTTCATACGCTTCGCGCCAATATCGATTATGGCTTCGCTGAAGCGCATACAACGATGGGACAGATCGGTGTGAAAACGTGGCTCTTCAAGGGAGAGTTGCTGCCAGCTCAACCGGTCAAGTCAGATTCATTCCTCGAACGGCGGCTCGGGTAA
- the rplP gene encoding 50S ribosomal protein L16: MLAPKKVKFRKMQKGRMRGKAYRGGQITLGEFGLKALEPGWVTSRQIEAARIAITRFVKRGGQVWTRIFPDKPITKKPAETRMGKGKGNPEYWVAVVKPGRILYEMDGVPLDVAKEAFRLASHKLPVATKCVARGEF, from the coding sequence GTGTTAGCGCCAAAGAAAGTCAAGTTTAGAAAAATGCAGAAGGGCCGTATGCGTGGGAAGGCCTATCGCGGCGGTCAGATTACTCTGGGTGAATTTGGCCTCAAGGCACTCGAGCCTGGATGGGTGACCAGCCGGCAGATTGAAGCCGCACGTATTGCCATTACCCGCTTTGTCAAGCGCGGCGGGCAGGTGTGGACGAGAATTTTCCCGGATAAGCCGATTACCAAGAAGCCGGCGGAAACTCGCATGGGTAAAGGTAAAGGAAACCCTGAGTATTGGGTAGCCGTGGTGAAGCCTGGTCGCATTTTGTACGAAATGGATGGCGTTCCGTTGGATGTGGCGAAGGAAGCGTTTCGGCTCGCATCGCACAAGTTGCCGGTTGCCACCAAGTGTGTTGCCCGTGGTGAATTTTAA
- the rpmC gene encoding 50S ribosomal protein L29 has translation MALDLKELRQLTAPELVEKEKQLVQELFNLRFQLGTGRLENPMQIRKTKREIARVKTVLQEVSQAETKG, from the coding sequence ATGGCGTTGGATCTGAAAGAGTTGCGGCAGTTGACGGCCCCGGAGTTGGTCGAAAAAGAAAAGCAGTTGGTGCAGGAGTTGTTTAACTTGCGCTTTCAGCTTGGCACCGGAAGGCTGGAAAATCCGATGCAGATCAGGAAGACCAAGCGTGAGATCGCTCGAGTAAAGACCGTTTTGCAGGAAGTCTCTCAGGCTGAGACGAAAGGGTAA
- the rpsQ gene encoding 30S ribosomal protein S17, with product MSDAVKKREWVGRVLSNKMNKTVVVSVERSVTHPLYRKVLRRISKFKAHDEQNVCKIGDRVRMVETRPISKDKHWRVVEVIQKGRAE from the coding sequence ATGTCTGATGCAGTCAAGAAGCGTGAGTGGGTCGGCCGTGTGTTGAGCAATAAGATGAACAAGACCGTGGTGGTCTCCGTTGAACGCTCAGTGACGCACCCGCTGTATCGCAAGGTCCTGCGGAGAATCTCGAAGTTTAAGGCGCATGACGAGCAGAATGTTTGTAAGATCGGCGACCGTGTGCGCATGGTTGAGACGCGACCGATCAGCAAAGACAAGCATTGGCGAGTGGTTGAAGTGATTCAGAAGGGCCGAGCAGAATAG
- the rplN gene encoding 50S ribosomal protein L14, with protein sequence MIQNYSYMDVADNSGAKQAMCFHVFGGTRRRYASLGDIVVVAVKEAIPHASVKKGDVSRAVIVRTTKEVRREDGSYIKFDRNACVLINKEGEPIGTRIFGPVARELRWKKFMKIISLAPEVL encoded by the coding sequence ATGATTCAGAACTATAGCTATATGGATGTGGCGGATAACTCCGGTGCGAAGCAGGCGATGTGCTTTCATGTCTTCGGAGGGACGCGTCGTCGGTATGCGTCCTTGGGTGACATCGTGGTCGTCGCGGTGAAGGAGGCTATCCCGCATGCCAGCGTCAAAAAAGGCGATGTCAGTCGTGCGGTGATTGTCCGGACCACCAAGGAAGTTCGACGTGAGGACGGTTCCTACATCAAGTTTGATCGCAATGCCTGTGTGTTGATCAACAAAGAAGGGGAACCGATCGGGACGCGCATTTTCGGTCCGGTCGCACGTGAATTGCGTTGGAAGAAATTTATGAAGATCATCTCCCTGGCACCTGAAGTGCTGTAG
- the rplX gene encoding 50S ribosomal protein L24: MQALRKSRIRKGDTVVVITGRERGKSGKVLSVDLTAGKVIVEKLNIIKRHTKPSQKVKQGGILEREAPLAISNVMYVCPVTQKPTRVGIRRLEDGRRARFSKKSNETFE; the protein is encoded by the coding sequence GTGCAAGCACTTCGGAAAAGCAGAATTCGAAAAGGCGATACGGTGGTCGTGATCACGGGGCGTGAGCGCGGAAAGTCTGGGAAGGTCCTCTCTGTGGACTTGACGGCCGGTAAGGTGATTGTGGAGAAGCTGAATATCATCAAGCGCCATACTAAGCCGAGCCAAAAGGTCAAGCAGGGCGGAATCCTTGAGCGGGAAGCTCCGTTGGCGATCTCCAATGTCATGTATGTTTGTCCCGTGACGCAAAAGCCGACCCGTGTGGGGATTCGTAGGCTTGAGGATGGTCGACGGGCACGGTTCAGTAAGAAATCGAACGAGACTTTCGAGTAG
- the rplE gene encoding 50S ribosomal protein L5 yields MAKVEKGKAGKPSERKSSKKDAEAAPKQLDENSHESSFKPRLRDAYQEKVIPALMKEFGYKNVMQVPKLERIVLNVGMGEAIQNVKLLESAVTELGTITGQKPVVTRAKKAIAGFKLRQGLPIGAKVTLRSRRMYEFFDRLVTLALPRIRDFRGVSPKAFDGRGNYTLGVKEQLIFPEIKYDEVASIHGMDITIVTTAQTNDEGKALLKHLGMPFRA; encoded by the coding sequence ATGGCGAAGGTTGAAAAAGGTAAGGCAGGTAAACCCTCCGAGCGAAAGTCCTCAAAGAAGGACGCGGAGGCTGCGCCTAAGCAGTTAGACGAGAATAGTCATGAGTCGAGTTTTAAGCCGCGACTCCGTGATGCCTATCAGGAGAAGGTGATCCCGGCACTCATGAAAGAGTTTGGGTATAAGAATGTGATGCAGGTTCCCAAGCTTGAGCGCATCGTGCTCAACGTCGGAATGGGAGAAGCCATTCAGAACGTGAAGTTGCTTGAGAGCGCGGTCACCGAATTGGGTACGATTACGGGCCAGAAGCCCGTCGTTACCAGAGCGAAGAAGGCGATCGCCGGATTCAAGCTCAGGCAGGGACTCCCGATCGGCGCGAAGGTCACATTGCGAAGCCGTCGCATGTATGAATTTTTCGATCGGCTCGTCACTCTGGCATTGCCCCGTATTCGCGATTTCCGTGGTGTTTCGCCGAAGGCATTCGATGGTCGCGGCAACTATACCTTGGGGGTCAAAGAGCAGTTGATATTCCCGGAAATCAAGTATGACGAAGTGGCCTCCATTCATGGTATGGATATCACGATAGTCACGACAGCACAGACGAATGACGAAGGAAAGGCCTTGCTGAAACATCTCGGGATGCCGTTCCGGGCATAG
- a CDS encoding type Z 30S ribosomal protein S14, with protein MSRLALRNKAAKKPKFSCRSYNRCPLCGRVRGFLTRFHMCRICFRLLSLRGDIPGVRKSSW; from the coding sequence GTGTCACGTTTAGCGCTACGGAATAAAGCGGCAAAAAAGCCAAAGTTTTCGTGCCGGTCGTACAATCGGTGCCCGTTGTGTGGTAGGGTGCGTGGCTTTTTAACTCGCTTTCATATGTGCAGAATTTGTTTCCGCCTCTTGAGCCTCCGCGGGGATATCCCTGGCGTGCGCAAGTCTAGTTGGTAG
- the rpsH gene encoding 30S ribosomal protein S8 — protein sequence MLTDPISDLLVRLRNGSQRRHDTVSVPASKLKRAILELLKQEGYVHDIADAVQDGHPVFTVQMRYVNEGQPMITGLQRISKPGRRVYVGSKDIAKVRNGIGMAILSTSKGIMTDQESRKNGLGGEVLCSVW from the coding sequence ATGTTGACTGATCCAATTAGTGATCTTCTTGTTCGACTCAGAAACGGTTCGCAGCGCCGTCACGATACAGTGTCTGTCCCAGCCTCCAAGCTCAAGCGGGCCATTCTTGAGCTGCTCAAGCAAGAGGGCTATGTCCATGACATTGCTGATGCCGTTCAGGATGGGCATCCGGTGTTTACGGTGCAGATGCGCTATGTCAACGAGGGGCAGCCAATGATCACAGGCTTACAGCGGATCAGCAAGCCGGGTCGTCGCGTGTACGTTGGCAGCAAGGATATCGCCAAAGTCCGAAATGGAATCGGCATGGCGATCCTGTCGACTTCTAAGGGAATCATGACCGACCAGGAATCGCGGAAGAATGGCCTGGGCGGTGAAGTATTGTGCTCAGTCTGGTAG
- the rplF gene encoding 50S ribosomal protein L6: protein MAWAVKYCAQSGSSVKDKEENMSRIGKMPIAIPAGVEVKVVGLKVSIKGPLGKMDWPLEQGLGAVVENGQLLVNRLSEDRNVRALHGLARAELSNMVLGVSKGYERSLEITGVGYKVALQGRTMSFNVGYINPVLFQIPAGIEVKVDKQTLINVKGFDKRLVGQVAANLRAIKPPDVYKQKGVRFMGEVLRKKEGKTGK from the coding sequence ATGGCCTGGGCGGTGAAGTATTGTGCTCAGTCTGGTAGCAGCGTAAAGGACAAGGAAGAGAACATGTCGCGGATTGGGAAAATGCCGATTGCTATTCCTGCGGGAGTAGAAGTGAAAGTAGTGGGACTCAAGGTCTCGATCAAGGGTCCACTTGGGAAAATGGATTGGCCGCTTGAGCAGGGGCTTGGCGCTGTGGTTGAGAATGGCCAGCTGCTCGTCAATCGCTTGAGTGAAGACCGTAATGTTCGGGCTCTCCATGGTTTGGCTCGTGCCGAATTGAGCAATATGGTTCTGGGAGTCTCAAAAGGTTATGAGCGCTCACTGGAGATCACAGGGGTCGGTTACAAGGTGGCGCTCCAGGGCCGGACGATGAGCTTCAATGTTGGCTATATCAATCCCGTACTCTTTCAAATTCCAGCCGGGATCGAAGTCAAAGTCGACAAGCAGACCCTCATCAATGTCAAAGGTTTCGATAAGCGATTGGTCGGTCAGGTAGCGGCAAACTTGCGTGCGATCAAGCCCCCCGATGTGTACAAGCAAAAGGGTGTCCGTTTTATGGGCGAGGTCTTGCGTAAGAAAGAAGGAAAGACGGGGAAATAG
- the rplR gene encoding 50S ribosomal protein L18 — translation MNTAEKSRQLEQRRQRVRKRVIGTTERPRLNVFRSRSHIYAQVINDLNGSTLVAASSLDKDLRKTLKSTGSMEAAKAVGKLLADRAKAANVLTVVFDRGGRMYHGRIKALAEASREGGLQF, via the coding sequence ATGAATACAGCAGAAAAATCAAGACAACTCGAGCAAAGAAGACAGCGCGTTCGCAAGCGTGTAATTGGGACCACCGAGCGTCCACGGCTCAATGTGTTTCGAAGCCGCTCGCATATCTATGCACAGGTGATCAACGATTTGAACGGCTCAACTTTGGTTGCCGCCTCGTCGCTTGATAAAGACCTGAGGAAGACGTTGAAGTCTACCGGCAGCATGGAGGCCGCAAAGGCGGTCGGAAAGCTGTTGGCTGATCGGGCGAAGGCGGCCAATGTGTTGACCGTTGTGTTTGATCGCGGTGGACGTATGTATCATGGTCGCATTAAAGCCCTCGCTGAAGCGTCGCGTGAGGGTGGACTTCAGTTTTAG
- the rpsE gene encoding 30S ribosomal protein S5, translated as MRVNPDELNLKDKVVFINRVAKVVKGGKRFNFCALVVVGDGHGWVGIGKGKAAEVPVAISKAVEQAKKNLVHVSLKGGTIPHDVHGLFGAEHVLLKPAVDGTGIIAGGAVRAVVEAVGVHNIIAKTLGRGNPFNTVRATLAGLSQLRNPEEVLRLRRAAAGERLERASA; from the coding sequence GTGCGAGTTAATCCAGACGAATTGAACCTGAAGGACAAGGTCGTTTTCATCAACCGAGTGGCCAAGGTTGTGAAAGGCGGCAAGCGATTTAATTTCTGCGCTCTGGTAGTGGTCGGGGACGGCCATGGCTGGGTCGGTATTGGAAAAGGTAAGGCGGCAGAAGTGCCGGTGGCGATTTCCAAAGCTGTCGAACAGGCGAAGAAGAATCTCGTGCATGTCTCGCTTAAGGGAGGGACGATCCCTCATGATGTGCATGGGTTGTTTGGTGCGGAGCATGTCCTTTTGAAGCCAGCCGTCGACGGGACCGGTATTATTGCCGGTGGTGCTGTGCGAGCCGTCGTTGAAGCGGTTGGTGTGCACAATATCATTGCCAAGACGCTCGGCCGCGGCAATCCATTCAATACTGTGCGAGCCACGTTGGCGGGCCTCAGTCAGCTGCGTAATCCTGAGGAAGTGCTCAGGCTTCGACGAGCAGCTGCCGGGGAGCGACTTGAAAGGGCGAGTGCATAA
- the rpmD gene encoding 50S ribosomal protein L30 has protein sequence MATARTDKAAKSTVPAVRVTLRRSPIGTPQTHRLVLRGLGLRHIRQTAVHPDTPQVRGLIKKVGYLLEVGKP, from the coding sequence ATGGCTACTGCAAGAACTGACAAGGCGGCAAAGTCTACTGTCCCGGCCGTGCGGGTGACTCTGCGGCGGAGCCCGATTGGGACGCCCCAGACGCATCGGCTTGTGTTGCGGGGGCTTGGCCTGCGCCACATTCGACAAACAGCGGTTCATCCTGATACCCCACAGGTTCGTGGTTTGATTAAAAAGGTGGGTTATCTGCTTGAGGTGGGGAAACCATGA
- the rplO gene encoding 50S ribosomal protein L15 yields the protein MNLHDLSPARGAKKKRKRIGRGPGSGHGKTATKGHKGIKARSGGGKRPGFEGGQMPLVRRLPKFGFTNPFRTEYNVLNLKSFETWTGPSTVTPQALVDAGLVKRKRLQIKILGNGELTKPLVIQAHKFSESAKAKIQAAGGRVEVIGGA from the coding sequence ATGAATTTGCACGATCTATCCCCGGCACGGGGTGCGAAGAAAAAGCGGAAGAGAATCGGCCGTGGGCCAGGATCTGGACATGGAAAGACCGCTACAAAGGGACATAAGGGTATTAAGGCGCGTTCCGGCGGAGGCAAGAGACCTGGTTTTGAAGGCGGTCAGATGCCATTGGTCCGTCGTTTGCCGAAGTTTGGGTTTACGAACCCATTTAGGACCGAATATAACGTTCTGAATCTCAAGAGCTTTGAAACCTGGACTGGTCCTTCAACTGTGACGCCGCAGGCGTTGGTTGATGCGGGGTTGGTCAAGCGCAAGCGCTTGCAGATTAAGATTTTGGGGAACGGAGAGCTGACCAAGCCGTTGGTCATTCAGGCGCATAAATTCAGCGAATCCGCCAAGGCCAAGATCCAAGCTGCCGGTGGTCGAGTCGAGGTTATCGGCGGTGCTTGA